The Roseovarius sp. EL26 genome has a window encoding:
- the aspS gene encoding aspartate--tRNA ligase, with protein sequence MHAYRSHTCAELNKSNVGQPVRLSGWVHRIRDHGGILFIDLRDHYGVTQVLCDPDSPAFADVENVRSEWCIRIDGEVKARDESLVNTKLPTGEVEVFVRDLEVLGSSEELPLIVFGDQEYPEETRLRYRYLDLRREVMQRNMIMRSDVVASIRRRMWDINFREYQTPIITASSPEGARDFLVPSRLHPGKFYALPQAPQQFKQLIMVSGFDKYFQIAPCFRDEDPRADRSPTDFYQLDLEMSFVEQQDVFDTIQPVLAGIFEEFGGGRPVDQEWPQISYRDAALWYGSDKPDLRNPIKMQVVSDHFRGSGFAIFAKLLEQEGTEIRAIPAPKGGSRKFCDRMNAFAQKEGLPGMGYIFWRDQGEGMEAAGPLAKNIGSERTEAIRQQLGLGVGDAAFFLGGKPKAFETIAGKARNVIGEELGLTDKDRFAFAWIVDFPIYEQDEESGKIDFEHNPFSMPQGGMAALEGNPLDVLGYQYDLSCNGYELVSGAIRNHRPEIMFKAFEIAGYGKDEVEKRFGGMVNAFQYGAPPHGGCAAGIDRIVMLLADEANIREVIMFPMNQRAEDLMMAAPSEPTPDQLMELNLRVIPQD encoded by the coding sequence ATGCACGCATATCGCAGCCATACATGCGCAGAACTGAACAAATCCAATGTTGGACAACCTGTCCGCCTGTCAGGCTGGGTGCACCGCATTCGGGACCACGGCGGCATTCTGTTTATCGATTTGCGCGATCATTATGGTGTAACGCAGGTTCTATGTGATCCCGATAGCCCGGCATTTGCTGACGTTGAAAACGTTCGTTCCGAATGGTGCATTCGCATCGATGGTGAGGTCAAAGCCCGAGATGAAAGTCTGGTGAACACAAAACTGCCAACCGGCGAAGTCGAAGTGTTCGTACGCGATCTTGAGGTTTTGGGCAGTTCAGAAGAGCTTCCTCTCATCGTGTTTGGTGATCAGGAATACCCCGAGGAAACCCGCCTTCGTTATCGTTACCTTGATCTGCGCCGCGAAGTGATGCAGCGCAACATGATTATGCGATCTGATGTTGTTGCCTCAATTCGCCGCCGCATGTGGGATATCAATTTCCGCGAATATCAAACGCCGATCATCACCGCCTCCAGCCCTGAAGGTGCGCGCGACTTTCTGGTGCCCTCCCGTCTGCACCCCGGTAAGTTCTATGCGCTGCCACAGGCCCCACAGCAGTTCAAACAGCTGATCATGGTGTCGGGCTTTGACAAGTATTTCCAAATTGCGCCGTGTTTCCGCGATGAAGATCCACGTGCTGACCGCTCGCCAACAGATTTCTATCAGCTTGATCTTGAGATGTCGTTTGTTGAGCAGCAGGACGTTTTTGACACCATTCAACCCGTGCTGGCTGGGATCTTTGAAGAATTCGGCGGTGGTCGTCCGGTTGATCAGGAATGGCCGCAAATCTCGTATCGTGATGCGGCGCTTTGGTATGGCTCTGACAAGCCTGACCTGCGCAACCCGATCAAGATGCAGGTGGTCTCGGATCATTTCCGGGGGTCGGGCTTTGCCATCTTCGCCAAGCTGCTGGAGCAAGAGGGTACTGAGATTCGCGCTATTCCGGCGCCAAAGGGCGGTTCACGCAAATTCTGCGACCGGATGAATGCTTTTGCACAAAAAGAAGGCCTGCCCGGCATGGGTTATATCTTCTGGCGTGATCAGGGTGAGGGTATGGAAGCAGCCGGACCTTTGGCTAAGAACATTGGATCAGAGCGCACCGAGGCCATTCGTCAGCAGTTAGGCCTTGGTGTCGGCGATGCGGCCTTCTTCCTGGGTGGTAAGCCTAAGGCGTTTGAGACCATCGCGGGCAAAGCCCGTAACGTCATCGGCGAAGAACTAGGTCTAACCGACAAAGATCGTTTTGCATTCGCTTGGATCGTGGATTTCCCGATTTACGAGCAGGACGAAGAATCTGGTAAAATTGACTTCGAGCACAACCCGTTCTCGATGCCGCAGGGTGGCATGGCCGCGCTCGAGGGCAACCCGCTGGACGTGTTGGGTTATCAATATGACCTGTCGTGCAACGGCTACGAGTTGGTCTCAGGCGCGATCCGGAACCACCGCCCCGAGATCATGTTCAAAGCCTTTGAAATTGCGGGTTACGGTAAGGATGAGGTTGAAAAGCGTTTTGGCGGTATGGTTAACGCCTTCCAGTATGGCGCCCCTCCGCACGGTGGCTGTGCTGCAGGTATCGATCGGATCGTGATGCTGTTGGCAGACGAGGCTAACATTCGCGAGGTTATCATGTTCCCGATGAACCAACGCGCCGAAGACCTGATGATGGCAGCCCCATCCGAGCCGACCCCAGATCAGTTGATGGAGCTGAACCTGCGGGTTATCCCGCAGGACTGA
- a CDS encoding response regulator, whose protein sequence is MEDLMLRRNPTRDHPLLGLTVLVVEDSRFASDAMRLMCLRSGARIRRADCLCSARKHLKVYRPSIVAIDLGLPDGSGLELIRDLSAARPRVNVLLGMSGDTNLLNNALEAGADGFLNKPLENLGYFQQTVLTHLGVNPQAASLRAIEDRGVEPDLIAYQDDISHAAELLQEQRDESSLAYATQFLRSIAKSAGDTSLEKAAKSLSKATAQGYVPNSIIRDLLSLLKKRMAQKAAF, encoded by the coding sequence ATGGAAGACCTGATGTTACGTCGCAATCCAACACGGGATCACCCTTTGCTGGGTTTGACGGTGCTGGTGGTCGAAGATAGTCGCTTTGCCAGTGATGCCATGCGCCTGATGTGCCTGCGCAGCGGTGCGCGTATCCGCCGGGCCGATTGCCTGTGCTCGGCCCGCAAACACCTTAAGGTTTACCGCCCATCAATCGTAGCCATTGATCTTGGCCTGCCCGATGGATCGGGGTTGGAACTGATCAGGGATCTGAGCGCGGCACGTCCACGGGTGAATGTGCTTCTCGGCATGAGCGGCGACACTAACCTGTTGAATAATGCGCTAGAGGCAGGGGCTGATGGGTTTTTGAATAAACCATTGGAGAATCTAGGCTATTTCCAGCAAACTGTACTGACACACCTTGGTGTAAATCCGCAGGCGGCAAGCCTGCGCGCCATTGAAGACCGCGGGGTTGAACCAGACCTGATCGCGTATCAGGATGACATTTCGCACGCAGCTGAGCTGTTGCAAGAACAACGGGACGAATCGTCTTTGGCCTATGCGACACAGTTTTTGCGTAGCATTGCGAAATCAGCAGGGGATACATCGTTGGAAAAAGCGGCCAAAAGCCTTTCAAAGGCAACAGCGCAAGGCTACGTGCCCAACAGTATCATCAGAGATCTGCTGTCGCTTCTCAAAAAACGTATGGCTCAGAAAGCCGCATTCTGA
- a CDS encoding CPBP family intramembrane glutamic endopeptidase, translating to MNHQLIQARRHALLWLEMIGIFVISPVIMAVFLPPNWLFSALFLLMLLGLWLLYRTPSFSYSDLYRGFSAINWAVIFGFFAATAVVCYAVVIYFAPHAAFGLARHNLPLLLMILLLYPVLSALPQEIVYRALFFERYKAILPSPGAAVVLNSALFALAHLMYWNIVVTLMTFCGSLLFAHSYAIGRNFPQAVLLHAIGGNLVFIFGLGIYFYSGNVTRPF from the coding sequence ATGAACCACCAATTAATTCAGGCGAGGCGGCATGCGTTGTTATGGCTGGAAATGATTGGCATTTTTGTGATTTCCCCAGTTATCATGGCTGTCTTTTTACCACCAAATTGGCTGTTCTCGGCGTTGTTTTTATTGATGCTTTTGGGGCTTTGGCTGCTCTACCGGACGCCGAGTTTTAGTTATAGTGATTTATATCGTGGCTTTTCGGCCATAAACTGGGCGGTGATTTTTGGCTTTTTCGCTGCGACGGCAGTGGTCTGCTATGCCGTGGTGATATATTTTGCGCCACATGCGGCCTTTGGTCTAGCGCGGCACAACTTACCACTGCTCCTTATGATTCTGCTGCTTTATCCGGTTCTTTCGGCCTTGCCACAGGAAATTGTCTATCGCGCGCTGTTCTTTGAGCGGTACAAGGCCATACTCCCATCTCCCGGTGCCGCCGTAGTGTTGAACAGCGCGTTGTTTGCACTGGCGCATCTGATGTACTGGAATATCGTTGTGACATTGATGACCTTTTGCGGCAGTCTATTGTTTGCGCATTCCTATGCGATTGGGCGCAACTTTCCGCAGGCTGTGCTGTTACATGCCATTGGGGGGAACCTCGTTTTCATCTTTGGTCTCGGAATTTACTTCTATTCCGGCAACGTGACCCGGCCTTTCTGA
- a CDS encoding ABC transporter ATP-binding protein encodes MIKNKDVLLKIRDLKIQGYSDETWVDIIKGVDLTLHRGEVMGLIGESGAGKSTIGAGAMGYARDGTRISEGSIEFDGMELTTATENERRALRGNRIAYVAQSAAASFNPSHKIIDQHTEAPIQYRIQKRMEAQEDAIDLYNRLRLPNPDEIGFRYPHQVSGGQLQRAMTAMAMSCRPDLIIFDEPTTALDVTTQIEVLAAIRDIVDQFNTAAIYITHDLAVVAQMADTIKVLLKGNEVEEASTEEMLNNPKEDYTKSLWAVRSFESPQRYRPENTTPLISVKNVDAAYASGPKILNDVSFDIYAGMTVAVVGESGSGKSTTARCITGLLPPQKGEVLFNGTPFPPDYRNRSKDELRQCQMIYQMADTALNPKVKISEIIGRPAQFYSGLTGAALKNRVDEILDLMELDPSKYYNRYPPELSGGQKQRIGIARALAAEPTFIVCDEVTSALDQLVAEGILRLLDRLQDELNLAYMFITHDLATVRSIADEVIVMQHGKVVEQGPKDDMFKPPHHPYTDLLLSSVPEMDPNWLTTLLEERGVDNLGDAAAAKISS; translated from the coding sequence ATGATTAAGAACAAAGACGTTCTTCTGAAAATCAGGGACCTGAAGATTCAGGGGTATTCTGATGAAACGTGGGTCGACATCATTAAAGGTGTCGATCTCACCCTCCACCGCGGCGAGGTGATGGGTCTGATCGGTGAATCCGGCGCTGGTAAGTCTACCATTGGTGCCGGTGCCATGGGCTATGCCCGTGATGGCACGCGCATCTCAGAAGGCTCGATCGAGTTTGATGGAATGGAGCTGACCACGGCGACTGAAAACGAAAGGCGCGCTTTGCGTGGTAATCGTATCGCGTATGTGGCGCAGTCTGCTGCCGCATCGTTCAACCCGTCGCACAAAATCATCGACCAACATACTGAAGCGCCAATTCAATACCGTATTCAAAAGCGGATGGAAGCACAGGAAGACGCGATTGACCTCTATAATCGTCTGCGTCTGCCTAACCCGGATGAAATCGGTTTCCGGTATCCTCACCAGGTATCGGGTGGTCAGCTGCAGCGTGCGATGACAGCGATGGCGATGTCGTGTCGTCCTGACCTGATCATCTTTGATGAGCCAACCACAGCGCTTGACGTGACCACGCAGATCGAGGTTCTAGCCGCGATCCGTGATATCGTTGATCAGTTCAACACTGCGGCAATCTATATCACGCACGATTTGGCTGTTGTGGCGCAGATGGCGGACACGATCAAAGTTCTGTTGAAAGGCAATGAAGTCGAAGAAGCCTCTACTGAAGAGATGCTTAACAACCCGAAAGAGGATTACACTAAATCCCTCTGGGCTGTGCGCAGCTTTGAAAGCCCACAACGATACCGTCCTGAAAATACAACGCCACTGATTTCGGTCAAAAACGTTGACGCGGCATACGCCAGTGGCCCGAAGATTTTGAACGATGTCTCGTTCGATATCTACGCAGGTATGACTGTCGCAGTCGTGGGTGAATCCGGTTCCGGAAAATCGACGACCGCGCGGTGTATCACGGGCCTTTTGCCCCCTCAAAAAGGTGAGGTTCTATTCAATGGTACACCGTTCCCACCGGATTATCGTAACCGGTCAAAGGATGAGCTACGTCAGTGTCAGATGATTTATCAGATGGCGGATACAGCTTTGAATCCCAAGGTGAAGATATCCGAGATCATCGGGCGACCAGCACAGTTCTATTCTGGTCTTACCGGGGCAGCATTGAAAAACCGGGTCGACGAGATACTTGACCTGATGGAACTTGACCCATCCAAGTACTACAACCGATATCCACCAGAGCTTTCTGGCGGTCAGAAACAGCGTATTGGTATCGCCCGCGCACTTGCAGCTGAGCCGACGTTTATTGTCTGCGACGAGGTGACAAGTGCTCTGGATCAGCTGGTTGCGGAAGGTATCCTACGTCTGTTGGACCGACTGCAGGATGAACTGAACCTTGCTTATATGTTCATCACCCACGATCTGGCGACTGTGCGTTCAATCGCTGACGAAGTGATTGTGATGCAGCATGGTAAAGTGGTTGAGCAGGGGCCTAAGGATGATATGTTCAAGCCACCGCACCACCCCTATACCGATCTGTTGCTCAGCTCGGTTCCTGAAATGGATCCGAACTGGTTGACAACGCTTCTGGAAGAGCGCGGTGTTGATAATTTGGGTGATGCCGCTGCTGCAAAAATCAGCAGCTAA
- a CDS encoding aminotransferase class IV family protein yields the protein MENPLCPPSDPNFRLIETFGFAPELGCMRLDLHLERLSKSAAAFGIAFDRDQACDMANAITSEVALRCRMTLDPFGKVDLVTAQMSETPVGKWTLAVAPERLKSDTIWLAYKTTQRTLYDQTRANLPTGVDELIFLNERGEVCEGTITNIFIETAKRALVTPPLTSGLLPGVLRHCEIACGRYAEQIITLDDLNQARQIWVGNSLRGLIPSRMV from the coding sequence ATGGAAAACCCGCTTTGCCCGCCTTCTGACCCGAACTTCCGACTGATCGAAACCTTTGGGTTTGCGCCGGAGCTGGGATGTATGCGGCTGGATCTGCATCTGGAACGTTTGTCAAAATCGGCGGCGGCCTTTGGCATTGCTTTTGATCGTGATCAGGCCTGTGACATGGCTAACGCCATCACCAGCGAAGTCGCTCTTAGATGCCGCATGACACTGGACCCCTTCGGGAAAGTTGACCTGGTCACGGCGCAGATGAGCGAGACTCCTGTGGGCAAATGGACACTGGCCGTCGCACCAGAACGCCTGAAAAGCGATACGATTTGGTTGGCCTATAAGACAACGCAAAGAACACTCTACGATCAAACGCGTGCAAATCTGCCAACCGGTGTGGACGAGTTAATATTCCTGAATGAACGCGGCGAGGTGTGCGAGGGAACCATTACAAACATCTTTATTGAGACAGCTAAGAGGGCATTAGTCACGCCGCCGTTGACCTCGGGACTGTTACCGGGGGTGCTCCGCCACTGCGAGATCGCCTGTGGGCGCTACGCTGAGCAGATCATTACGCTGGATGATCTCAATCAGGCGCGGCAGATCTGGGTCGGTAATTCACTGCGCGGATTGATCCCATCCCGCATGGTCTGA
- the carB gene encoding carbamoyl-phosphate synthase large subunit has translation MPKRTDISSIMIIGAGPIVIGQACEFDYSGAQACKALREEGYRVILVNSNPATIMTDPELADATYIEPITPEVVAKIIEKERPDALLPTMGGQTGLNTALAVADLGVLDEFGVELIGANREAIEMAEDRKLFREAMDRLGIENPRATIANTIEECMDALDDIGLPAIIRPAFTLGGTGGGVAYNRDDYEFYCKSGLDASPVNQILIDESLLGWKEFEMEVVRDKADNAIIVCAIENVDPMGVHTGDSITVAPALTLTDKEYQAMRNDSIAVLREIGVETGGSNVQWAINPEDGRMVVIEMNPRVSRSSALASKATGFPIAKIAAKLAVGYTLDELDNDITKVTPASFEPTIDYVVTKIPRFAFEKFQGSEPTLTTAMKSVGEVMAIGRTIHESLQKALASMETGLTGFDEIIIEGAPDKAAVIKAISRQTPDRMRTIAQAMRHGLTDDEIQNATAFDPWFLARIREIVDAEESVRTNGLPNTEAELRALKMLGFTDARLATLTGFTEADVRRTRQAAGVTAVFKRIDTCAAEFEAQTPYMYSTYEAPMMGEVECEARPSERKKVVILGGGPNRIGQGIEFDYCCCHACYSLTKAGYETIMINCNPETVSTDYDTSDRLYFEPLTFEHVMEILRVELENGTLHGVIVQFGGQTPLKLANALEAEGIPILGTSPDAIDLAEDRERFQALVNQLGLKQPNNGLASTDAQALAIADEIGFPLVIRPSYVLGGRAMEIVRDTAQLERYINEAVVVSGDSPVLLDSYLSGAIECDVDALCDGEKVHVTGIMQHIEEAGVHSGDSACSLPPYSLSDEIIAEIKKQSEALALALNVRGLMNVQFAVKDDEIYLIEVNPRASRTVPFVAKATDSAIASIAARLMAGETLDDFPHRGDYPEDAKPGSLPMADQMTLADPNMPWFSVKEAVMPFARFPGVDTILGPEMRSTGEVMGWDVSFPRAFLKAQMGAGTFLPEEGAVFCSIKDSDKTDLLVETAQTLVELGFTIVATRGTAAFLEQHSIACQIVNKVYEGRPNIVDMLKDGQISLVINTTEGAQAVEDSREIRSVALYDKLPYYTTSAAAHAAAMAMKARQEGDIEVTPLQGTR, from the coding sequence ATGCCAAAAAGAACCGATATTTCATCCATCATGATCATCGGAGCCGGCCCAATCGTCATCGGCCAGGCATGTGAATTTGATTACTCTGGCGCACAAGCCTGTAAGGCGCTGCGCGAAGAGGGTTACCGGGTCATTCTGGTAAACTCGAACCCAGCCACAATCATGACCGACCCTGAGCTGGCCGATGCCACGTATATCGAGCCGATCACGCCCGAAGTAGTTGCCAAGATCATCGAAAAAGAACGTCCCGACGCATTGCTGCCCACGATGGGTGGACAAACCGGGTTAAACACCGCACTGGCGGTGGCAGATTTGGGCGTCTTGGATGAGTTCGGCGTCGAACTGATCGGTGCCAACCGCGAAGCCATTGAGATGGCCGAAGACCGCAAATTGTTCCGCGAAGCGATGGACCGTCTGGGCATCGAAAACCCACGTGCCACAATCGCCAACACCATAGAAGAATGCATGGACGCGCTTGACGACATCGGTCTGCCTGCAATCATTCGCCCCGCATTCACATTGGGCGGCACCGGCGGTGGTGTTGCGTATAACCGCGACGATTACGAATTTTACTGCAAATCCGGGCTTGATGCCTCGCCGGTCAATCAGATCCTGATTGATGAAAGCCTGCTGGGCTGGAAAGAATTCGAGATGGAGGTCGTGCGCGACAAAGCCGACAACGCCATCATCGTCTGCGCCATCGAAAACGTTGATCCGATGGGCGTGCATACTGGCGATTCCATCACCGTGGCCCCTGCCCTCACGCTGACCGACAAAGAATATCAGGCGATGCGCAACGACTCGATTGCTGTTCTGCGCGAGATCGGCGTCGAAACGGGTGGATCGAACGTACAATGGGCAATCAATCCCGAAGATGGCCGTATGGTTGTCATTGAAATGAACCCACGCGTCAGTCGGTCTTCCGCGCTAGCCTCCAAAGCCACTGGGTTCCCGATTGCCAAGATCGCGGCGAAGCTGGCGGTTGGTTATACGCTTGATGAGTTGGACAACGACATCACCAAAGTCACCCCGGCAAGCTTTGAGCCGACAATTGACTATGTTGTCACCAAAATCCCGCGCTTTGCATTTGAAAAGTTCCAAGGCTCAGAGCCAACCCTGACCACCGCGATGAAATCCGTGGGCGAGGTCATGGCCATCGGCCGCACGATCCACGAATCTTTGCAAAAAGCGCTGGCGTCGATGGAAACGGGACTGACCGGATTTGATGAAATCATCATTGAAGGTGCGCCAGATAAGGCCGCCGTGATCAAAGCGATCAGCCGCCAAACCCCGGACCGGATGCGCACCATTGCGCAAGCCATGCGGCATGGGCTGACGGATGATGAAATTCAGAATGCGACAGCGTTTGACCCTTGGTTCCTGGCCCGCATTCGCGAAATCGTCGACGCAGAAGAAAGCGTGCGTACCAACGGCCTGCCCAACACCGAGGCCGAATTGCGCGCCCTCAAGATGTTGGGCTTTACCGACGCACGTTTGGCAACGCTGACCGGCTTTACCGAAGCGGATGTACGCCGCACACGCCAAGCGGCAGGTGTCACTGCCGTCTTCAAGCGGATCGACACCTGTGCGGCTGAATTTGAGGCGCAAACACCTTATATGTATTCCACCTATGAGGCCCCAATGATGGGCGAGGTAGAATGCGAAGCTCGCCCCAGCGAGCGCAAGAAGGTTGTCATCTTGGGCGGCGGTCCAAACCGGATCGGCCAAGGGATCGAATTTGATTATTGCTGCTGCCACGCCTGTTATTCGCTAACCAAAGCCGGTTATGAAACCATCATGATCAACTGTAATCCGGAAACGGTTTCAACCGATTATGACACCTCGGATCGTCTGTATTTTGAACCGCTGACGTTTGAACACGTGATGGAAATCCTGCGGGTAGAGCTGGAAAACGGCACCCTGCATGGTGTAATCGTACAGTTCGGTGGTCAAACTCCGCTGAAGCTGGCCAACGCACTTGAGGCCGAAGGCATTCCAATTCTGGGCACCTCGCCAGATGCGATCGATCTGGCTGAAGACCGCGAACGTTTTCAGGCACTGGTCAACCAACTGGGCCTTAAACAACCTAACAATGGCCTTGCCAGCACCGATGCGCAGGCGCTTGCGATTGCAGACGAAATTGGCTTCCCTCTGGTGATCCGCCCCTCTTACGTTCTGGGTGGCCGTGCGATGGAAATTGTTCGTGATACAGCCCAGTTGGAACGCTACATCAACGAGGCCGTAGTCGTCTCTGGCGATAGTCCGGTTTTGCTGGACAGTTATCTGTCCGGGGCTATCGAATGTGACGTTGACGCCCTGTGTGATGGCGAAAAGGTCCATGTCACGGGTATCATGCAGCACATCGAAGAGGCTGGAGTTCACTCCGGCGACAGTGCCTGCTCTTTGCCGCCGTATTCGTTGAGCGATGAAATCATCGCAGAAATCAAAAAGCAGTCCGAGGCGCTGGCTCTGGCGTTGAACGTGCGCGGCCTGATGAACGTGCAGTTTGCAGTCAAAGATGATGAGATTTACCTGATCGAGGTCAACCCACGCGCCAGCCGCACCGTGCCTTTCGTGGCCAAAGCGACAGATTCAGCAATTGCATCGATCGCGGCCCGCCTAATGGCTGGTGAGACGCTGGATGACTTTCCACACCGTGGCGATTACCCAGAAGACGCAAAACCCGGCTCCCTGCCGATGGCTGACCAGATGACATTGGCTGATCCAAATATGCCTTGGTTCTCGGTCAAAGAGGCGGTGATGCCGTTTGCCCGTTTCCCCGGCGTTGACACCATACTAGGGCCCGAGATGCGCTCTACCGGTGAGGTCATGGGTTGGGATGTCTCCTTCCCACGGGCCTTCCTCAAGGCGCAGATGGGTGCCGGTACATTCCTACCTGAAGAAGGTGCTGTATTCTGTTCGATCAAAGATTCCGATAAAACAGATCTGCTGGTTGAGACCGCGCAAACTCTGGTCGAGCTTGGCTTTACCATTGTTGCAACCCGTGGCACCGCTGCGTTTTTGGAACAGCATAGCATTGCCTGCCAGATCGTGAACAAAGTCTACGAGGGACGACCCAACATTGTTGATATGCTCAAGGATGGGCAAATTTCGTTGGTTATCAATACGACCGAAGGTGCACAAGCCGTCGAAGACAGCCGTGAAATTCGTTCCGTCGCGCTTTATGATAAGTTGCCTTACTATACGACATCTGCAGCTGCACATGCGGCAGCAATGGCAATGAAGGCCCGTCAGGAGGGTGACATCGAGGTCACACCGTTGCAGGGCACTCGTTAA
- a CDS encoding aminodeoxychorismate synthase component I, which produces MKIRFDHGPSEAPCCFSQPIKQIVAAEPADVPHALQQLDEARKAGHWLAGYASYELGYVLEPRLHALMPQHRRLPLLNFGVYEGPKAADPLAQADAGFAEFAAGWDQETYAEAFQKVHDYICAGDIYQANLTFPLAVQGQGEAEAIYRALCEVQPVRYGAMIQEAGRPDILSRSPELFFKTTPDGRVETRPMKGTQPRSEDATEDARRRYFLQTDEKNRAENLMIVDLLRNDISRICEVGSVEVPELFAIESFETVHQMTSLVAGQMHAGTELSDIFRALFPCGSITGAPKLRAMEIIAELEYQARDIYCGTIGWAAPDGHAEFNVAIRTLMMENTHVTMNVGGGVVYDSTAESEYEEALWKTRFARLLTRTSD; this is translated from the coding sequence GTGAAGATTCGCTTTGATCATGGCCCATCCGAGGCCCCTTGCTGTTTTTCCCAGCCAATAAAGCAGATTGTGGCGGCTGAACCCGCCGATGTGCCACATGCTTTGCAACAACTGGATGAGGCGCGCAAGGCGGGCCATTGGTTGGCAGGTTATGCCAGTTATGAGTTGGGTTATGTGCTGGAGCCACGCCTGCATGCGCTGATGCCACAACATCGCCGCCTGCCTTTGCTGAACTTCGGTGTATATGAGGGGCCCAAGGCGGCTGATCCACTTGCACAAGCTGACGCAGGGTTTGCGGAATTCGCGGCAGGTTGGGATCAAGAGACCTATGCAGAAGCATTTCAAAAGGTGCATGACTATATTTGCGCGGGCGATATTTATCAGGCCAATCTGACCTTTCCGCTTGCGGTTCAGGGGCAGGGTGAGGCCGAAGCAATATATCGCGCACTTTGCGAGGTTCAGCCCGTGCGCTACGGCGCGATGATACAGGAGGCGGGCCGCCCGGATATCCTGTCGCGCTCCCCCGAGCTGTTCTTTAAAACCACACCCGATGGCCGGGTTGAAACCCGCCCTATGAAAGGTACGCAGCCGCGCAGTGAAGATGCAACTGAAGACGCGCGGCGCCGCTATTTTTTGCAAACGGATGAAAAGAACCGTGCCGAAAATCTGATGATTGTGGATTTGCTGCGCAATGATATTTCACGTATTTGCGAGGTGGGCAGTGTTGAGGTGCCGGAACTCTTTGCGATTGAAAGCTTTGAGACCGTGCATCAGATGACCTCACTTGTGGCGGGGCAGATGCATGCGGGCACTGAACTGTCCGATATTTTCCGGGCGCTTTTCCCGTGTGGTTCAATCACCGGGGCCCCCAAGTTGCGCGCGATGGAGATCATTGCCGAGCTGGAATATCAGGCGCGCGATATCTATTGCGGTACTATCGGTTGGGCCGCACCGGATGGACATGCTGAGTTTAACGTCGCGATCCGCACCTTGATGATGGAGAACACCCACGTCACGATGAATGTGGGCGGCGGCGTCGTCTATGACAGCACCGCCGAAAGCGAATATGAGGAAGCGTTATGGAAAACCCGCTTTGCCCGCCTTCTGACCCGAACTTCCGACTGA
- a CDS encoding ABC transporter permease codes for MSIFVIGYYAILLVGSCLAAYFNKRSVFLLLFSLTLVSFILGIVGGTGALKMVVIFAGILAMAAMVSYAFREFLIMMVSDNTAKELRTAPLTAAFGMFIIFTYAIAGIFAPWIAPFGEAEIISSAFAPADENMLLGADQLGRDMFSRIVYGARNSVGLSLSATIAAFIMGAGAGMLAATKGGWFDQFMGRFADVIMSIPSLIFALLMLSIFGSSMIVIIIAVAIIYAPRVFRLTRAVAGDVVVMDYIEAAKLRGEGTGYLIRKEILPNSTAPLVAEFGLEFCFVFLLVAGLSFLGLGIQPPTADWGSMVRENATLISFGELTPLIPAAAIALLTVAVNFVVDWMLFRSSGLKEK; via the coding sequence CACTCGTTTCCTTTATCTTGGGGATCGTTGGCGGAACCGGTGCGCTGAAAATGGTTGTCATCTTTGCTGGTATTCTGGCGATGGCCGCGATGGTATCCTATGCCTTCCGCGAGTTCCTGATCATGATGGTTTCGGACAATACGGCCAAAGAGCTTCGGACAGCACCGCTGACCGCAGCCTTCGGGATGTTTATCATCTTCACCTATGCGATCGCAGGCATCTTTGCGCCGTGGATTGCACCGTTTGGTGAGGCTGAGATTATCTCGTCCGCTTTTGCTCCGGCAGATGAAAACATGCTACTGGGCGCGGACCAGCTTGGCCGGGATATGTTTAGCCGGATTGTATACGGTGCACGTAACTCTGTTGGGTTATCATTATCCGCAACTATCGCTGCGTTCATTATGGGAGCAGGGGCTGGTATGTTGGCCGCAACAAAGGGTGGATGGTTTGATCAGTTCATGGGGCGTTTCGCCGATGTGATTATGTCAATCCCATCATTGATTTTTGCTCTTTTGATGCTGTCAATCTTTGGCTCAAGCATGATCGTGATCATCATCGCCGTGGCAATCATCTATGCTCCACGTGTCTTCCGTTTGACACGTGCGGTCGCAGGGGATGTCGTGGTTATGGATTACATCGAAGCGGCCAAGCTGCGCGGTGAGGGAACAGGTTATCTGATCCGCAAAGAAATCCTGCCGAACTCGACAGCGCCACTGGTGGCGGAATTCGGACTGGAGTTCTGCTTCGTGTTCCTGCTGGTTGCTGGCCTGTCCTTCCTTGGGCTTGGTATCCAGCCGCCAACAGCCGACTGGGGTTCAATGGTGCGTGAGAACGCAACACTGATCTCGTTTGGTGAACTTACCCCACTGATCCCTGCTGCGGCCATTGCTTTGCTGACGGTTGCGGTCAACTTCGTTGTTGACTGGATGCTGTTCCGGTCCTCAGGTCTGAAGGAGAAATAA